The following coding sequences lie in one Bryobacter aggregatus MPL3 genomic window:
- a CDS encoding phosphopantetheine-binding protein codes for MNDLKPRLATCFTNIFPDLKPEEIPQASANTLATWDSVAQVTLLASIAEEFGIELEMADFDELVSYPLILEYLEQRVQ; via the coding sequence ATGAACGATCTCAAGCCACGTCTCGCGACCTGTTTCACCAATATCTTTCCCGATCTCAAGCCGGAAGAGATCCCGCAGGCCAGCGCCAATACCCTCGCCACCTGGGATTCTGTCGCTCAAGTGACCTTGCTTGCCTCGATCGCCGAAGAGTTTGGCATCGAACTCGAAATGGCTGATTTCGATGAGCTGGTTTCCTATCCGCTGATTCTCGAGTACCTCGAACAGCGCGTGCAGTAA
- a CDS encoding VOC family protein, with protein sequence MASITGFGGAFLRAKDPDALYQWYERHLGLIRSEGGFAFPAPTQHPQIVFAFFREEEEYFPPAQKAMINLQVDDLDGVLDRLIAAGVTVDPKRDRYDFGIFGWVIDPEGNRIELWQPMG encoded by the coding sequence ATGGCTTCCATTACTGGCTTTGGCGGCGCGTTTCTCCGGGCGAAGGATCCGGACGCTTTGTATCAATGGTACGAGCGACATCTCGGTCTGATCCGATCAGAAGGCGGTTTCGCGTTTCCCGCCCCGACACAACACCCTCAGATTGTCTTTGCCTTCTTCAGGGAGGAAGAAGAATACTTTCCTCCGGCACAGAAAGCGATGATCAACCTCCAGGTGGATGATCTCGATGGAGTGCTGGACCGCTTGATAGCGGCAGGCGTCACGGTGGACCCCAAACGCGACCGCTATGACTTTGGGATTTTCGGTTGGGTGATCGACCCGGAAGGGAATCGCATTGAGCTCTGGCAGCCTATGGGCTAG
- the asnB gene encoding asparagine synthase (glutamine-hydrolyzing): MCGIVGYLTSQENADSVLNPMLAAIARRGPDSEGRASWPGVHLGHRRLAILDLSPAGHQPMLSEDGQVGLVFNGCIYNFLELRAELESRGHRFHSQCDTEVLLRGYLEWGAEALAPRLHGMYAFAIWDQRSRRLYLVRDRMGVKPLLFARRGRDFAFGSTLGALRAAGFGNQIDPVAVLEYLEYGYITDKRSIYEGIEKLLPGHLLEWHEGRITQKRYWSLPETQENSKISFEEAVEETERLLVESVRLRLQADVPIAALLSGGMDSALVCWAMKKLNANVTAFTVGSPGSLEDESADARFTAQTLGIPHELVTLSGRDRLDLETYLDAFHEPFSCQSAFGILSVSRAIKPHGTVLLTGDGADDVYLGYPHFLNAWRAQNAAQMLPAFATSAWKGLRQAVPATPLLERGVSFLDYATGGLGPYVRRRNGLSYLTDNQILGPQLRHQETPWRNIPASAEAARHLFRDAFQYHWDTHFTAEFMPKVDGGTMHYALEARAPFLDQKLWEFAAALPVGLRLQNGQLKAILRAIVDRRISPEIGARPKRGFDVPISTWMAREMKQLWEPLRGDSQVAARGWVDQEALRQTIDQALQRERIAPSLWNLFMLEHWLLRHKAALPALS; this comes from the coding sequence ATGTGTGGGATTGTCGGCTACTTAACATCGCAGGAAAACGCAGACTCTGTTCTCAACCCGATGTTGGCCGCCATTGCCCGGCGGGGTCCTGATTCGGAAGGCCGCGCCTCCTGGCCGGGGGTGCATCTCGGCCATCGCCGCCTCGCCATTCTCGACCTCAGTCCTGCCGGCCATCAGCCGATGCTCAGCGAAGACGGGCAAGTGGGATTGGTCTTCAACGGCTGTATCTATAACTTCCTCGAACTCCGCGCCGAGCTCGAATCTCGCGGCCATCGCTTCCATTCGCAGTGCGATACCGAAGTCCTGCTGCGCGGCTATCTCGAATGGGGCGCCGAAGCTCTCGCGCCGCGCCTGCACGGCATGTACGCTTTTGCGATCTGGGACCAGCGTAGCCGCCGTCTGTATCTGGTGCGCGATCGCATGGGCGTCAAGCCGCTGCTCTTTGCCAGGCGAGGACGGGACTTTGCTTTCGGCTCGACCCTGGGCGCCCTGCGCGCTGCTGGATTTGGGAATCAGATCGATCCGGTGGCGGTGCTCGAATACCTTGAATACGGCTACATCACCGACAAGCGTTCGATTTATGAGGGGATCGAGAAGCTGCTCCCCGGTCATCTGCTCGAGTGGCACGAAGGAAGGATCACCCAGAAGCGCTACTGGAGCCTGCCGGAGACACAAGAGAACAGCAAGATCAGCTTCGAGGAAGCGGTGGAGGAAACCGAAAGACTGCTGGTGGAATCGGTGCGCCTGCGTCTGCAGGCCGATGTTCCCATCGCGGCGCTGTTGAGCGGCGGCATGGATTCGGCGCTGGTCTGCTGGGCCATGAAAAAGCTGAATGCGAATGTCACCGCCTTTACGGTGGGCTCGCCCGGAAGCCTCGAAGACGAAAGCGCAGACGCCCGCTTTACGGCGCAGACCCTCGGCATTCCCCACGAACTGGTGACTCTATCGGGCCGCGACCGCCTTGATCTTGAGACCTATCTCGACGCCTTTCATGAGCCTTTCAGTTGCCAGTCGGCCTTCGGCATCCTCAGCGTTTCCCGCGCCATCAAGCCGCACGGCACCGTGCTGCTGACCGGAGACGGGGCCGACGATGTCTATCTCGGCTACCCGCATTTTCTGAACGCCTGGCGCGCCCAGAATGCGGCGCAGATGCTGCCTGCCTTTGCCACATCGGCCTGGAAGGGCCTGCGGCAGGCGGTGCCAGCCACTCCGTTGCTGGAGCGCGGAGTGAGCTTTCTCGATTACGCAACCGGCGGCCTGGGCCCCTACGTCCGGCGTCGCAACGGCTTGTCCTATCTGACCGACAATCAGATTCTCGGGCCCCAACTGCGCCACCAGGAAACACCTTGGCGGAATATCCCAGCCTCTGCTGAGGCGGCTCGCCACCTATTCCGCGACGCCTTCCAATACCACTGGGACACGCACTTCACCGCCGAATTCATGCCGAAGGTGGATGGCGGCACCATGCACTATGCGCTCGAGGCGCGGGCCCCTTTCCTCGACCAGAAGCTCTGGGAATTTGCCGCCGCCCTGCCGGTTGGCTTGCGTCTCCAGAACGGGCAACTGAAGGCGATCCTGCGGGCGATTGTCGATCGTCGCATCTCGCCTGAAATCGGGGCCCGGCCCAAGCGCGGCTTCGATGTTCCGATCTCCACCTGGATGGCTCGCGAGATGAAGCAGTTGTGGGAGCCCTTGCGCGGCGACAGCCAAGTGGCGGCCCGTGGCTGGGTGGATCAGGAAGCGCTGCGCCAGACCATCGACCAGGCTCTCCAACGCGAACGCATCGCGCCTTCGCTGTGGAATCTCTTCATGCTGGAGCACTGGCTCTTACGCCACAAGGCTGCGCTCCCTGCGCTCAGCTAG
- a CDS encoding acyltransferase, producing MRTLLKQSVLAVSLALVFPFALLSAFGRLEGIYILFAQIFAQMPGLPGDYLRIAYYHLTLTEASLSARIQFGSFFAHPQARMQAHVYVGSYCILGHTDIGERTHIASGVQIPSGRRQHSRGEDGHIQGSEQGSFSMVTIGKDCWIGAGAIVMADVGAASTIGAGSVVTKPIPAGCVAVGSPARVLDPASSKT from the coding sequence TTGCGCACTCTTCTCAAACAGTCTGTTCTTGCAGTGTCGTTGGCGCTTGTTTTCCCCTTTGCTTTGCTTTCGGCCTTTGGACGCCTGGAAGGCATCTACATTCTGTTTGCGCAGATCTTTGCCCAAATGCCTGGTTTGCCTGGGGATTATCTGCGGATTGCCTATTACCACCTCACTCTGACAGAGGCCTCCTTGTCCGCCCGCATTCAATTCGGTTCGTTTTTTGCGCATCCGCAGGCTCGGATGCAAGCGCATGTTTATGTGGGCTCCTACTGCATCCTCGGACACACTGATATTGGAGAACGGACACACATTGCTTCGGGCGTGCAGATCCCGAGTGGGCGACGCCAGCACTCTCGAGGTGAGGATGGACACATTCAGGGCTCTGAGCAAGGTAGTTTTTCGATGGTCACAATCGGCAAGGATTGCTGGATCGGCGCCGGAGCGATTGTGATGGCCGATGTCGGTGCTGCTTCGACTATTGGAGCGGGTTCTGTCGTAACGAAGCCAATTCCAGCCGGGTGTGTCGCGGTGGGGTCTCCGGCGCGGGTTCTCGACCCGGCCTCTTCGAAAACCTGA
- a CDS encoding glycosyltransferase family 4 protein, with protein sequence MLAAKKYSCLLICFSYPPVLGGSEIEAQRVCRALRERGHRVLVLCAGHPEMPAATDWVDPYGTPVRSIGHGAQSPQLDRLFAVGVARELWRLRKEVDVVYFLMQGLHLVPGLPICRWLGLPIVMKISGSGIVEFMQKSFLGRLELGWLQRWAKRVMVLNDGIAQEAVNAGFDRQQLFWMPNPVDVDEFAPVSLAERKRLRAAAGIAEDAPVAVYVGRLAPEKELGSLLEAFALVQAQAPAARLILVGDGPERATLEAASERLQLASFVQFVGRQPMNRVLEYLQLADVFTLVSRLEGFPCSLIEAMSTGLASLVSRIPANEQLVEDGVHGWSGGVRNAPELAAALLRLIENPEQRAAMGVAGRQRIVDNYSSEKIAERYEELFAIATTERT encoded by the coding sequence ATGCTGGCTGCGAAGAAGTACTCTTGTCTGCTGATCTGCTTCAGCTATCCGCCAGTTCTGGGCGGCTCTGAGATTGAAGCCCAGCGGGTTTGCCGGGCGCTGCGGGAGCGTGGGCACAGGGTCTTAGTCTTATGTGCCGGACATCCGGAAATGCCAGCCGCCACCGATTGGGTGGACCCCTACGGAACCCCTGTACGCAGCATCGGGCACGGCGCGCAAAGTCCCCAGCTCGATCGGCTCTTTGCCGTGGGCGTGGCCAGAGAGTTATGGCGGCTGCGCAAAGAAGTGGATGTTGTCTACTTTCTGATGCAGGGCCTGCACCTGGTGCCCGGCCTGCCGATCTGCCGCTGGCTGGGTCTGCCGATCGTGATGAAGATCTCTGGTAGCGGCATTGTCGAGTTCATGCAGAAGAGTTTCCTCGGGCGTCTCGAACTCGGTTGGCTGCAGCGCTGGGCCAAGCGGGTGATGGTCTTGAACGACGGCATCGCGCAAGAGGCGGTCAACGCTGGCTTCGATCGCCAGCAATTGTTCTGGATGCCGAACCCGGTCGATGTCGATGAATTCGCACCTGTTTCGCTCGCTGAGCGGAAGCGCCTGCGTGCTGCCGCCGGCATTGCGGAAGACGCCCCGGTGGCGGTCTATGTCGGGCGTCTGGCGCCTGAAAAAGAACTCGGCAGTCTGCTCGAAGCCTTTGCCCTGGTCCAGGCTCAAGCGCCTGCGGCGCGTCTGATTCTGGTGGGCGATGGCCCGGAGCGAGCCACTCTCGAAGCGGCAAGCGAGCGCCTGCAATTGGCTTCGTTTGTGCAATTTGTCGGGCGGCAGCCGATGAACCGCGTTCTCGAATACTTACAGCTGGCCGATGTCTTTACGCTGGTCTCGCGCCTTGAAGGCTTTCCGTGTTCCCTGATTGAAGCAATGTCGACGGGCCTTGCCTCGCTGGTGAGCCGCATCCCAGCCAATGAGCAACTGGTCGAGGACGGCGTGCACGGCTGGAGCGGCGGCGTGCGCAATGCGCCCGAGCTTGCAGCGGCCCTGCTGCGACTGATCGAGAATCCGGAGCAGCGCGCCGCGATGGGAGTCGCCGGCCGGCAGCGGATTGTCGACAACTATTCAAGCGAGAAGATTGCCGAGCGCTACGAAGAACTCTTCGCCATCGCAACGACAGAGCGCACATGA
- a CDS encoding VOC family protein, whose amino-acid sequence MGSDNAVVLHHIGYAVKSIETEAPRFAKLLDATWDGVIYHDPLQQARVTFLSANQALAGTPKFELVEGDGEDTPLSRFVAKGGGLHHICYQVDDLAAHVTEMKANGALLIKAAQPAIAFAGKPVVWMFARPQLLLEYIES is encoded by the coding sequence ATGGGAAGTGACAACGCCGTCGTGCTGCACCACATCGGCTACGCCGTCAAAAGTATTGAAACCGAAGCACCCCGATTTGCCAAACTGCTGGATGCCACCTGGGATGGGGTTATTTATCACGACCCGCTCCAACAGGCTCGCGTCACTTTCCTCAGCGCCAACCAGGCTCTCGCCGGTACGCCGAAGTTTGAGCTGGTGGAAGGCGACGGCGAAGATACTCCGCTCAGCCGCTTTGTCGCCAAGGGCGGCGGATTGCATCATATCTGCTACCAGGTGGATGATCTCGCCGCACACGTGACCGAGATGAAAGCGAATGGGGCGCTACTGATCAAAGCCGCGCAACCGGCCATTGCATTTGCCGGAAAACCGGTGGTCTGGATGTTCGCCCGGCCCCAGTTGCTGCTCGAATACATCGAGAGCTAG
- a CDS encoding polysaccharide deacetylase family protein, whose protein sequence is MKAALKRGLIGGLEAFGIHSLLPRLGEPRLLIPCYHGVVSEARPTAREGYEITVSCDEFAQHLEWLGRHYRFVDLAGALYWIENPSGGKPPVLISFDDGYRNNLTLAAPILRRYGAPAIFFLSTHYIGGNRLLWPLEMDVRLEQSPGLAIPVGEQQRRIPAEPRSRAALAFELRQIYKKLPNAERLAALERFRAATHFDPSQIDHELHDFLSWDEARQLAALGFEIGSHTCEHPILSRLDEDELRQELQNSKDKLEAELGRPVTSLAYPNGGAADYSPQVVEMAKSCGYRTAFAVDEAFQKPKTARPYALSRIIVQGHWPQSQFHFLASGARNLLSGRGF, encoded by the coding sequence ATGAAGGCAGCCCTCAAACGCGGTCTGATTGGGGGCCTCGAAGCCTTTGGAATCCATTCGCTGCTGCCGCGTCTCGGGGAGCCGCGCCTGCTGATCCCCTGCTACCACGGCGTCGTCTCCGAGGCCCGGCCAACGGCCCGCGAAGGCTATGAGATCACCGTCTCTTGCGACGAATTTGCCCAACATCTCGAGTGGCTGGGTCGCCATTACCGCTTTGTCGATCTGGCCGGGGCGCTCTACTGGATTGAGAACCCGAGCGGCGGAAAGCCTCCGGTGCTGATCAGTTTCGATGACGGCTATCGCAACAACCTGACTCTCGCCGCGCCGATCCTGCGCCGCTACGGGGCGCCTGCGATCTTCTTCCTGAGCACCCACTACATCGGCGGCAATCGACTCCTCTGGCCGCTCGAAATGGATGTGCGCCTTGAGCAATCCCCCGGTCTTGCCATCCCAGTGGGCGAGCAGCAACGGCGCATCCCGGCCGAGCCGCGCAGTCGAGCCGCGCTCGCCTTTGAGTTGCGGCAGATCTATAAGAAGCTCCCGAATGCGGAACGCCTGGCTGCACTCGAACGCTTCCGCGCCGCAACGCACTTTGACCCCAGCCAGATCGACCACGAACTCCACGACTTCCTCAGTTGGGACGAAGCGCGGCAACTGGCCGCACTGGGTTTCGAGATCGGCTCGCATACCTGCGAGCACCCGATTCTGTCGCGCCTGGACGAGGACGAATTGCGGCAGGAACTGCAGAACAGCAAGGACAAACTCGAAGCCGAATTGGGGCGTCCGGTGACGAGCCTCGCCTATCCGAACGGCGGCGCGGCCGACTATTCACCCCAGGTGGTCGAGATGGCGAAGTCCTGCGGCTATCGCACCGCCTTTGCTGTCGACGAAGCGTTCCAGAAGCCCAAGACGGCGCGGCCCTACGCCCTCAGCCGCATCATCGTGCAAGGCCACTGGCCGCAGTCGCAGTTCCACTTTCTGGCCAGCGGAGCTCGCAATCTGTTGAGCGGACGAGGCTTCTAG
- a CDS encoding class I SAM-dependent methyltransferase — MQLAPSSTFLPKTLEILEQREPKMGLRAKAFVEKQDELYRRRGEAFLSRYARFLDSQGLSFAEGVESFIRLQHIVEGERKKFLATGRYPNTSFDAVNQSFYSNPELMRHHMHGLVFAQFLWPDQYQRFAFFSDHLPAYAAHASAYLEVGGGHALYLCEAQRSIGSHASIEVVDISETSMAMAQSFAASDEIDFHLMDIFDFSDVPAFDFITMGEVLEHVEEPKRLLNKLRLLLRPGGKAYITTPANAPMPDHIYLFHNADEIRQMLEECGFRIEKESTRFAIDVPDAVAMKLKLPLMYAAFVSVA, encoded by the coding sequence ATGCAGCTTGCTCCTTCATCGACCTTCCTTCCGAAAACTCTTGAAATTCTCGAACAGCGGGAGCCGAAGATGGGCCTGCGAGCGAAAGCCTTTGTTGAGAAGCAAGACGAGCTGTATCGGCGCCGGGGTGAGGCCTTCCTGTCTCGTTATGCCCGCTTTCTCGATAGCCAGGGGCTTAGTTTCGCAGAAGGGGTAGAGAGCTTCATCCGCTTACAGCACATTGTCGAAGGCGAGCGGAAGAAGTTTCTGGCGACCGGCCGCTATCCGAACACCTCATTCGATGCGGTGAACCAGAGCTTTTACTCCAATCCGGAACTGATGCGCCATCACATGCATGGCCTCGTCTTTGCGCAGTTCCTCTGGCCCGATCAGTACCAGCGCTTTGCCTTCTTTTCCGACCATCTGCCCGCATACGCCGCTCATGCCAGCGCCTATCTGGAGGTCGGCGGCGGCCATGCGCTGTATCTGTGCGAGGCGCAGCGCAGCATCGGCAGCCATGCCTCCATCGAGGTGGTGGATATCAGCGAGACCTCGATGGCGATGGCCCAGAGCTTTGCGGCCAGCGACGAAATCGACTTCCACCTGATGGATATCTTCGATTTCTCCGACGTTCCTGCCTTTGACTTCATCACGATGGGGGAGGTGCTCGAGCATGTCGAGGAGCCAAAGCGGTTGCTGAACAAGCTGCGGCTCTTGCTGCGGCCTGGCGGCAAGGCTTACATCACGACGCCAGCCAATGCGCCGATGCCCGATCACATCTACCTCTTCCACAATGCGGACGAGATTCGCCAGATGCTTGAGGAATGCGGCTTCCGCATCGAGAAAGAGAGCACGCGCTTTGCGATCGATGTGCCGGATGCCGTGGCGATGAAGCTGAAGCTGCCGCTGATGTACGCGGCCTTTGTCTCAGTCGCCTAA
- a CDS encoding HAD-IIIC family phosphatase, protein MTLNQALTVINSRKGQGPKKIHFLACGFEPLHLSNLLRAHLFERLSGTDVELRHGVYGDLRGNLDLATQSEAIAAAAVLEWSDLDPRLGLRASGGWSAAAKADILASLPARIAQLEAALTPLGARMPVAIAPPSLPLPPLGNTIDTQNSGFELELEAQLATFLARLAQIPGLRIARCTSSEPRLDARMELMAGFPYKLSFASALAATLAQVLWQTPPKKGLITDLDHTLWAGIVGEVGADGVSWQQDSHTQLHGLYQQMLGHLASMGVLLAVASKNEQSTAEAALARPDLFLDARSLYPVIANWGPKSASIAKILKTWNIAPDAVVFLDDSPMELEEVQQAFPEITCLPFPAKDPDKVLRLLSELRNHFGKPLLLEEDLLRQNSIRAAAQLQNLGDAAHAPEFLSSLQGTVSFDWRRDPGGGRALELINKTNQFNLNGKRISEGEWQRYMEEESTVCTVVSYQDKFGSLGRVAVLLGSRNGEELRVSHWVMSCRAFSRKIEHHTLQGLFAQSGIERIAFDLEVTPRNQPLLETLAPLGLSANQVTLTRNDFLARCGALPHQNSLGD, encoded by the coding sequence GTGACTCTCAATCAGGCCCTTACGGTCATCAACTCCAGAAAAGGCCAAGGTCCCAAGAAGATTCACTTTCTGGCTTGCGGCTTTGAACCGCTCCACCTCTCGAATCTGCTGCGCGCTCATCTCTTCGAACGCCTGTCCGGCACCGATGTCGAACTGCGACACGGAGTCTATGGTGACCTGCGGGGCAATCTCGATCTGGCTACCCAATCGGAAGCCATCGCCGCTGCCGCTGTCCTCGAATGGAGTGATCTCGACCCGCGTCTCGGCCTGCGTGCCAGCGGTGGCTGGTCTGCTGCCGCAAAGGCTGATATTCTCGCTTCCCTCCCGGCCCGCATAGCCCAGCTCGAAGCCGCACTCACCCCGCTCGGAGCCCGTATGCCGGTCGCCATCGCGCCGCCGTCGCTGCCCCTGCCACCACTTGGCAATACGATCGATACCCAGAACAGCGGCTTTGAACTGGAACTCGAAGCACAGCTCGCCACCTTTCTTGCTCGCCTGGCTCAGATTCCTGGTCTGCGCATCGCCCGCTGCACCAGCAGTGAGCCGCGCCTCGATGCGCGCATGGAGCTGATGGCCGGCTTCCCCTATAAGCTGTCCTTTGCCTCGGCTCTTGCCGCGACCCTCGCTCAGGTGCTCTGGCAGACTCCACCGAAGAAGGGCCTCATCACCGATCTTGACCATACCCTCTGGGCCGGCATCGTCGGCGAAGTGGGCGCCGACGGCGTAAGCTGGCAGCAGGATAGCCATACCCAACTGCACGGTTTGTACCAGCAGATGCTGGGTCATTTGGCGAGCATGGGCGTGCTGCTCGCGGTCGCCTCAAAGAATGAGCAGAGTACTGCGGAGGCAGCTCTTGCCCGTCCCGACCTCTTTCTCGATGCGAGATCGCTATACCCGGTGATCGCCAACTGGGGGCCGAAGTCGGCCTCGATCGCCAAGATCCTCAAGACCTGGAATATCGCTCCCGATGCTGTCGTCTTTCTCGATGACAGCCCGATGGAGCTCGAAGAAGTGCAGCAGGCTTTTCCGGAAATCACTTGCCTGCCCTTCCCGGCCAAGGATCCTGACAAGGTGCTGCGTCTTCTCTCCGAGCTGCGCAATCATTTTGGCAAACCGCTCTTGCTCGAAGAAGATCTGTTGCGCCAGAACAGCATCCGGGCTGCGGCTCAACTCCAGAATCTGGGCGATGCGGCCCACGCTCCCGAATTCTTAAGTTCGCTCCAAGGCACCGTGAGTTTTGATTGGCGCCGCGACCCGGGCGGCGGTCGCGCTCTCGAGCTGATCAACAAAACCAATCAGTTCAATCTGAACGGCAAGCGGATCTCAGAAGGCGAATGGCAGCGCTACATGGAAGAGGAGAGTACAGTCTGTACGGTTGTCTCTTATCAGGACAAGTTCGGCTCACTCGGCCGGGTTGCGGTGCTGCTCGGTTCTCGCAATGGAGAAGAGCTTCGCGTTTCGCACTGGGTGATGAGTTGCCGCGCCTTCTCCCGCAAGATCGAACACCACACGTTGCAAGGGCTCTTTGCGCAAAGCGGCATCGAGCGCATTGCCTTTGATCTCGAAGTGACGCCGCGCAATCAGCCATTGCTGGAAACGCTCGCCCCGCTGGGGCTCAGTGCCAACCAAGTCACGCTCACCCGCAACGACTTCCTCGCCCGCTGCGGTGCCCTGCCGCATCAGAATAGTTTAGGCGACTGA
- a CDS encoding glycosyltransferase family 2 protein, translating to MISPCWAWALLLFFFALAFYLMVGYPLLLWKWPFPRLAVAKDLSYLPSVSVLMAVHNGADFLEEKLNSLLALDYPPDKLEIHVLSDASSDQTEAIALRYADRGVILHSLPRGGKAAALNYGMNRATGDIFFFTDVRQKLHPQALRQLVANFADSKVGAVTGELRITPLGGVEGEQAAMDLYWRYELWARSKQSAQYSLFNTTGCLYAMRRSLTKALPPHTLIDDAELPLQAYLAGYRILFDPTSLAYDFPTAQGTEWSRRMRTLGGMWQVFARHPRLLFLPHPMWLHFVSHKFGRLLLPWCLLGIAITTLLLPAGWPKTFLLWNEAALLLLAAVFPLLGEKSALRRYSSWARTFLVMNFAAILSLKVFFVDPQRMWLTTQVDRERRAS from the coding sequence ATGATCTCTCCGTGCTGGGCCTGGGCTTTGTTGTTGTTCTTTTTCGCCCTTGCTTTCTACCTGATGGTGGGCTATCCGCTGTTGTTGTGGAAGTGGCCCTTCCCTCGCCTTGCTGTGGCGAAGGATCTGTCTTATCTCCCCTCGGTGAGTGTCCTGATGGCCGTGCATAATGGCGCGGACTTTCTCGAAGAGAAGCTGAATAGTCTGCTTGCTCTCGACTATCCACCGGACAAGCTGGAGATTCATGTCCTTTCGGACGCCTCCAGCGACCAGACCGAAGCGATCGCCCTGCGCTATGCCGACCGCGGCGTGATCTTGCACAGCCTGCCGCGAGGCGGTAAGGCGGCCGCTCTCAATTACGGCATGAACCGCGCAACCGGCGACATCTTCTTCTTTACGGATGTCCGCCAGAAGCTGCACCCGCAGGCCCTGCGCCAATTGGTCGCTAATTTTGCAGACTCCAAAGTGGGCGCCGTCACCGGCGAGCTGCGCATCACACCACTGGGCGGCGTTGAGGGCGAGCAGGCGGCAATGGATCTGTATTGGCGCTATGAATTGTGGGCGCGCAGCAAGCAATCGGCACAGTACTCGCTATTCAATACGACGGGTTGCCTCTATGCGATGCGCCGCTCGCTGACGAAAGCTCTGCCGCCGCATACTCTGATCGATGATGCAGAATTGCCGCTGCAGGCTTATCTGGCCGGCTACCGGATTCTCTTTGATCCCACCAGCCTGGCCTACGACTTTCCGACGGCGCAGGGTACCGAATGGAGCCGTCGCATGCGGACTCTCGGCGGTATGTGGCAAGTGTTTGCGCGGCATCCACGCTTGCTGTTTCTACCCCATCCGATGTGGCTGCATTTTGTTTCGCACAAGTTCGGACGCCTGCTGCTGCCCTGGTGCCTGCTCGGGATCGCGATCACAACGCTGCTCTTGCCGGCCGGCTGGCCCAAGACCTTTCTGCTCTGGAACGAAGCGGCGTTGCTCCTGTTAGCCGCTGTCTTTCCGCTGCTCGGAGAGAAGTCCGCCCTACGCCGTTACTCGTCCTGGGCGCGGACCTTCCTGGTGATGAACTTCGCGGCGATCCTCAGTCTGAAAGTCTTCTTTGTGGACCCGCAACGGATGTGGCTGACGACGCAAGTTGATCGAGAGCGCCGCGCTAGCTGA
- a CDS encoding HAD family hydrolase has translation MIRAIVFDMDGVLVDSTTSHALAFQEVLQGIGVGGFDYSQYAGERTPDVFRKIRAERGLKLSETEINVLADTKSARARQLLSENDCFMPDYKLVLERLAEHFVLALASSGSRSSVDDFLDRGGARKLFRSVLSGSDVENAKPDPEIYLRSFLQLECQPEECAVVEDALSGVLAAKRAGAGRIIGFHPKRDGGSELLTAGAAPVIGMLRELLELFAVPPGGVKISCQPGLF, from the coding sequence GTGATTCGAGCCATCGTTTTTGATATGGATGGAGTCTTAGTCGATTCGACAACAAGCCATGCCTTGGCATTTCAAGAAGTTCTGCAGGGGATCGGTGTGGGGGGCTTCGACTATAGCCAATACGCCGGAGAGCGCACTCCCGATGTATTTCGGAAAATCCGTGCGGAACGTGGTTTAAAACTCAGCGAAACAGAAATCAACGTGCTGGCGGATACAAAGAGCGCCAGGGCGCGACAGTTGCTCTCCGAAAATGACTGCTTCATGCCGGATTACAAACTCGTTCTAGAAAGATTGGCAGAACACTTTGTGTTGGCGCTGGCCAGTTCCGGGTCGCGCAGCAGCGTTGATGACTTTCTCGATCGCGGTGGGGCCCGCAAGCTGTTTCGCAGTGTTCTTTCCGGTTCCGACGTAGAGAATGCGAAACCTGACCCGGAGATCTATCTCCGCAGCTTTTTGCAATTGGAGTGCCAGCCGGAAGAGTGCGCCGTAGTTGAGGACGCCTTGTCCGGTGTCCTTGCCGCAAAGAGAGCTGGCGCGGGTAGAATCATTGGCTTCCACCCAAAACGGGATGGCGGTAGCGAGTTATTGACGGCTGGGGCAGCACCTGTAATCGGGATGCTGCGAGAATTGCTGGAGCTGTTTGCCGTGCCACCCGGAGGAGTGAAGATATCATGCCAGCCTGGCCTATTTTAA